From Labrus bergylta chromosome 22, fLabBer1.1, whole genome shotgun sequence, one genomic window encodes:
- the LOC136177522 gene encoding probable serine/threonine-protein kinase clkA codes for MICSYTHYSSSNDNHKIYNNYHCSSNNYSCSYNHVSSSNNYHCSSNNNHTDSNNNHSCSNNNSRSNNDENCSNYNHNCYNNNSCSFNHYNSSNKNQCSSNNFDSSSNNNNHSSPRNHHSSSNNNHNCSNNHSCSYTHYSSSNDNHNSSNNNHSFSNYNNSCSNNHSCSYNNHNCSNNNSCSYTHYSSSNDNHKFSNNHCSSNNYSCSYNHVRSSNNYHCSSNNHSCSHNHNSSFNNNKSNACNNKSSSNNNHSNSNTLHSSSNNNNSSSNNNHTDSNNNHSCSNTNDSCSNKQTDSNNNHSRSNNDDSSSNNNHNCSNNDENCSNYSHSCYNNNSCSFNHCNSSNKNQCSSNNNHNCSNNHSCSYNNHNCSNNNSCSYTHYSSSNDNHNCSYNNHNCSNNNSCSYTHYSSSNDNHKFSNNYHCSSNNYSCSYNHVSSSNNYHCSSNNHSCSHNHNSSFNNNKSNACNNKSSSNNNHSNSNTLHSSSNNNSSSNNNHADSNNNHSCSNTNDSCSNKQTDSNNNHSRSNNDDSSSNNNHNCSNNDGNCSNYSHSCYNNNSCSFNHCNSSNKNQCSSNNYDSSPRNHHSSSNNNHNCSNNHSCSYNNHNCSNNNSCSYTHYSSSNDNHKFSNNYHCSSNNYSCSYNHVSSSNNYHCSSNNHSCSHNHNSSFNNNNHNCSNNNSR; via the exons ctgctcctacacccactacagcagctccaacGACAATCACAAGATCTACaacaactaccactgcagctccaacaactacagctgctcctacaaccacgtcagcagctccaacaactaccactgcagctccaataacaaccacacagattccaacaacaaccacagctgctccaacaacaacagccgctccaacaacgacGAAaactgctccaactacaaccacaactgctacaacaacaacagctgctctttCAACCActacaacagctccaacaaaaaccaatgcagctccaacaactttgacagcagctccaacaacaacaaccacagcagccccagaaaccaccacagcagctccaacaacaaccacaactgctccaacaatcacagctgctcctacaccCACTACAGCAGCTCCAATGACAACCACAA cagctccaacaacaaccacagcttctccaactacaacaacagctgctccaacaatcacagctgctcctacaacaaccacaactgctccaacaacaacagctgctcctacaccCACTACAGCAGCTCCAATGACAACCACAAGttctccaacaaccactgcagctccaacaactacagctgctcctacaaccacgtcagaagctccaacaactaccactgcagctccaataaccacagctgctcccacaaccatAACAgtagcttcaacaacaacaaaagcaacGCCTGCAACAACAagagcagctccaacaacaaccacagcaactcCAACACcctccacagcagctccaacaacaacaacagcagctccaacaacaaccacaccgattctaacaacaaccacagctgctccaacaccaacgataGCTGCTCCAACAAGCAAACcgactccaacaacaaccacagccgctccaacaatgacgacagcagctccaacaacaaccacaactgctccaacaacgacgAAAACTGCTCCAACTACAgccacagctgctacaacaacaacagctgctctttCAACCACTGCAACAGCTCCAACAAAAACCaatgcagctccaacaacaaccacaactgctccaacaatcacagctgctcctacaacaaccacaactgctccaacaacaacagctgctcctacacccactacagcagctccaacGACAACCACAA ctgctcctacaacaaccacaactgctccaacaacaacagctgctcctacacccactacagcagctccaacGACAACCACAAGTTCTCCaacaactaccactgcagctccaacaactacagctgctcctacaaccacgtcagcagctccaacaactaccactgcagctccaataaccacagctgctcccacaaccatAACAgtagcttcaacaacaacaaaagcaacGCCTGCAACAACAagagcagctccaacaacaaccacagcaactcCAACACcctccacagcagctccaacaacaacagcagctccaacaacaaccacgccgattccaacaacaaccacagctgctccaacaccaacgataGCTGCTCCAACAAGCAAACcgactccaacaacaaccacagccgctccaacaatgacgacagcagctccaacaacaaccacaactgctccaacaacgacgGAAACTGCTCCAACTACAgccacagctgctacaacaacaacagctgctctttCAACCACTGCAACAGCTCCAATAAAAACCAATGCAGCTCCAACAACTATGACAGCAGCCCCAgaaaccaccacagcagctccaacaacaaccacaactgctccaacaatcacagctgctcctacaacaaccacaactgctccaacaacaacagctgctcctacaccCACTACAGCAGCTCCAATGACAACCACAAGTTCTCCaacaactaccactgcagctccaacaactacagctgctcctacaaccacgtcagcagctccaacaactaccactgcagctccaataaccacagctgctcccacaaccatAACAgtagcttcaacaacaacaaccacaactgctccaacaacaacagccgctga